From the Coregonus clupeaformis isolate EN_2021a unplaced genomic scaffold, ASM2061545v1 scaf0204, whole genome shotgun sequence genome, the window GCCGCCCCTCCTGGGAGCGGATGCGAATCCAGTGGTCTGAGATGTTGAGGATGACTAGAGGATGCAGGGCAACAGAGACACTCCCGGTGACCCCAGAGGCCATAACACTGGGGCTGGCTGTGGGACAAACAGAAAGAGGGTGGGTTTCCTTTACTGTTGGTCATCGCAGCCAAACATGGCCTAAGCACGACCACTTGCTTTTGAGCAAACAAAGCATCTGTGTTCTTGTCTTGAATATTGTTGTTTTCTTTAGATGGATGTTACAATATCAGTGTGCAGTTGAAGTGAGCTCAGCAGAGCTTTGATTTATCAGCAATGCTTTTCCAATTGACATGTTAAAAGATGTGATCATGAAGCTAGCTAATAACAGCTGAAACTAACTACTAGCTAGGTGTGGAGGACCAATTACTGCGCTGTAATTAAGCTAGCTAAGAAAGCAaaatagttagctaactagctagcaattgATAAGCTAACATTATTTGTTTACATTGCCGATGTTTAGTTAGCTAACTACTATGGACGGACCAATCAATGTGTGACAGTTGAGGTCAACTATTACCTAGATAGTTGGCTAACAATCAAATATTAACTAAAATTGTTTTGAAATTGCAGAGTTAATAATTAGGGCTGGGAATGGCCAGATACCTCACGAAAAAATATTAtcacgatacgatatgtattgcgattctcacgatccAAACATATTGCTGACCATAcagtatgtctgctgcagagggacaagagagagccatgataaATACAATTTCTGAAAACAAATGGTCaccctatttaaaaagatggaAAACAAGCTACACTCTTAGTAAAAAGGTGAAATCAAGAacttaaaagggttctttggctgtccccataagttaaccttttgaagaacccttaTCGGTTCCAGGTAGACtgcttttggttccaggtaaaaaccCTTTTGGTTCTAAGTAAAACCTTTTGGTTCAAGGTAAAACCCATTTTTGGTGCaaggtaaaaccctttccacagagggcccTACATAGatcccaaaaagggttctacctgaaaccaaaaagggttctacctggaaccaaaaagggttctacctggaaccaaaaagggtttctcctatggggacagcagaataaccttttacctttttttctaagagtgtatgaagGAAAactactggagttttggtgcaggtactgCAAACTAGCGCAAAAATTATATTCCAATATTGTCAAAACATACGATATATCCtccaaaataatatcccgatatgtaactgtatcgatttttccccccatcactacTAATAATACCGGTATACAGTACACACAAATACTGTACAgccacgttagctagctagctacgctaACTAAAGTTAGCTAGCCTCGCTGAAGTAACGTTAGAGAACGCAAAGGCGAAATAATGGCAAGCTAAACATGAGCTAACACCATCGACAAAAGAGTATAGTTAGCACCAACACAATATATATACAACCTTGTCATAATCAGATAAATCCATTGTGCTTATGGATATTATTACCTGCCCCATCCACTTCCATTCCACCACCATTGCTCGTCGCCATCTTGTCCGACTGACAGCTGCGCAAGCGCAGTAGAACAATGCGTTTTTTCTCAAATGCTAAGGGGCGGTGTTTGTTTGCTGCATTTACACAGCAGTTTTGGTGATGCGTGTTTTGGAAATTCTGAAGTTGTTACGCTTATTTATTATTTCCCCTTTTTATATATATCTGGTAACGTTACTCTCACATAAAAGGTGTTCATTTCGCACATGGAGTTTTTAAGAACGTGTAGGAATGTTGTCGCTTTAGCAACCGTTTCTACGGGGTTCATTAATTGAATGCAACTTTGGTACGTCGGTGTATTTTGTCCGTGTACTCGACGGTACTTTTTGTTTACAAAATGGCAGATTGCAGAACTTCTACTCTCGATTATTTCCCAGAGAACATTTTAATTGATATTTTATCATATTTAGGTGTGCGTGAGCTCATCAGAACCGGAAGGTAaaacaagttagctagctgacgtCTGTGTTCAATATAAATATTcaagatagttagctagctagctaacgttagcttaaaAAACACTTATCTTTGTCATGTCATTCATGTGGTGTATTTGCAGGGTGTGTAAGAGATGGAGACGCCTTGTAAAAGATCAAAGACTATGGCGAGCTGTTGATCTAACTGCATGGAAAGGGGTAAGAATGGTTTCTATTGCATGATGACCTTACCATTTCATGACTTGACATGAAAAGGTTTCTGAGGCTGCTATGTCTGTCTAAAGACGTCAGCCATTTTGTGGGATGGCCATGTTTATCAGGTCCTACATACAATGCTATTTCAGCAGACTTGATTCGATTATTGATAACTTTCCGTTTCAGAGGCCTCTCACCTTCTGCAACAAAATACAATGTCGATGCTTGCATTGTAGGCCTATTTCCTACCTGTTGACTAGCTAACTCTAAAGAATGTTCAAGTCATCACTCAAACACTGATGCATTGTttcttccccatctctccttcatTGGATGTTGTCATTCTACAACTGCTCTCCCTGCCCTTGGTGTCCATTTTGGGTCAGGTGACGTCGCGCATGCTGTGGGTACTACTGCGCCAGTATCTGGGCACTGGGCTCCGATGCCTGCGACTGCGTGGCTTGCTGCTCTCTGCTAGAGGCGGGGCCTTTCTCTCAGAGTCCTGGCTTAAGGCTTTGTCCTCCAGGTGCCCCCGTCTGCGCAGTCTTTCCCTGCTGCACGCAGACCTGAGAGGCTTGCGCAGTTGCCAGCTCCTGCCCACAACGCTGCAGGTCCTAGAGTTGCGTGGCTGTGAGCTACCACAGAGCTTTTTCACCCAGACCCCACCCAGTCCTGAGAAACAAGCTGGAGCGACATCAACTGCTTCTACTCAGCAACAGGGACGCGGTCAGTCTGGGAAAGTGCCTGCCTCAACGTCAGGGATTGCCATTGAGACGATGGTCCTTGATAACGTGCCCTCCTTCACAGACCTGCACCTGCAGAGTCTGGCGTCTTGGTTGAAGCTTAGCCGCCTAGAGCTCCGCAACGTCCTTCGGGTCACAGCGGAAGGCCTTAGGCGCAGTGCTGCCCAAGAAACCGACTCAGGCTTAAACGGGCTCTCCAGGCTCAAGTACCTGGAGATAGGGCACTTTGGGCGGCCTGGCGCCCAGCTGCAGATGGCCTCCCTGGGGCTGGGTGTGGGCTGGCTCGGCCTAGAGGAGCTAAGCCTTGGCGGTAAGGAGGTGGGGCCAGGCCTGCTGTCCGCCAGCCGCCTGAGGGACCTGAAGCGCCTGCGCCTCAGATGCTGCAAGCTGAGAGAGATGCAGGTGCTACGGAGCTGCAGAATGCTGCGGGAGCTGCGCAGGTTGGAGTTCTGTGAGGTGTTCTTCCAGGTTTGCCCAAAGAcaccagagagagggggggagggggagaggcagggtgaggagGGGAAGGACAATGGTGCAGACGGTGGTGATGGGAGCGATGATAAACTGGATGAGAATGACCCCGTGCCAAGTCTGCGCCGCTCACTTGCTGCTCTGCTGCCACAATGTACACTAGTGTTCACCAACTGCACCGTTACAATAACCTCAGACTAGATTACATACTACATAGTATGTTACACATCTGGTtcccttatttacatttacataatttagcagacactcttatccagagcttatTCTACTGTGGTAAAATACAAACATTCCTGTCAAAGCTATACTTAAAACATGTTTGCAAACTCTGATGCGTCACCTTTTCGTTGACATATGTAGAAAACAAACATACCCATTAACAACAAACCCAATCAAATTCTATTTTAAATTTTCATACAGCTGTGCTATTGAACAAAAAAGGGACAGTTAACAGTTACACAAACACGTGCAATGAACTGTCTCAAAGGAAATGTAATGTTTCAGTTCAACCCCTAGACCAGGGCTATTCAGCTCttaaaggcgctgcatggtcaatctaATGTCTGCAGTGGCCGTATAGCATTTAGTGCAATAGGGCCTCTGCAGGCTTTGCAATTGCATGCCTCCGGAGGCTTCAATTGTGTCACACCATCCATACGGACCACATTTTctgatcaagcataaattggcttttaccctacgaggtccagagcctgctggttttctgttgtaCCTGATAATTAagtgcactcacctggtgtcccaggtctaaatcagtccctgagtagaggggaacaatgaaaaaatgcagtggaactggcttcgaggtccagagttgagtttgaggtcCCTAGACAATGAGACGACACACCTGTTTCCTGTATTCCCATCCACAACGGAAAAGTGGTGGTTACACTTTTAGCCTAAATGTGTGGAAGGAGGTGGTTAAACCTCAAACTCAAAAGCTTTCTACCAAGGTTTCTAATGTACACCAGAGAAGCACTGCAGTGACCAGTAAACAATAACTTAAAGGTTTCATACTGGACTTAatcttgtgtgtgttttgttccaCATATTACCATTCTCTCTGCCATCTTTGGGAAAGGGACCAAGACAAACTGCCTTGAGAAGAGATTCAATGAATATATTGCAACTCTGGGGGGGGGTTCAGTtcagtaggctggaagtagccCACTAGTTTTGCTAACTGGCCCCTTCAAGTCTAGGAAAAATAATCTGAGTTGTGTGATTCTCCAAAGCATTATGTTGTCTGTATTCATTAAGATATGAGAAAGTACAAATGGGAACTGTTTTAACCTTTTCCATCAAGAAACGAATGTGGTCATAAAATATTAGAAAGGAAAAACGGCACGATGTATTTTATGTATGTGGGAAATCATCTATGAATAATGTTTCAGTGCTGAACTCATATTTCTCTATATGCCTTGTAAATAATTCtgaacaaaataaataaaggatATTGGGATACTGTGATATGTCTGATGGAAAGGCACTGTTCTTTCATGATAAAATAATGAACTGTACAAGTGAGTTCTACATACACAAGAAATTAAGAGATGAAGaccatttaaaacatttttaatcCTCAAATATGTGACACGCAGCCATAAGAAAATAGCCTAACCATATAACAATGCAACAGATACAACTTTCAGTTCAACAATGAGAACAGTGAGACATTTGCTACTTTGTCATGTTTTCTAGTACAGGGATTTTAAACTAGTTCAAGATTGGATTGTCagtttctagaactctggtcCTGACATCTGGGTCACAGGGTTTTGGACCAGGACCGAGTTCGGGAAACCCTGATCTAACACAGTTATCCAGGACGTAAGAGAGACAGAACAATGCAAGAGTGCTCTTTCCATTAtaatgactgaccaggtgaatccaggtgaaagctatgatcccttattgatgtcacttgttaaatacacttcaatcagtgtagatgaaggggaggagacaggttaaagaaggacttttaagccttgagacatggattgtgtatgtgtgccattcagagggtgaataggcaagacaaaaggtttaagtgcctttgaatggggtatgatagtaggtgccaggggcatcggtttgtgtcaagaactgcaacgcactgggtttttcacgctcaacagtttcccatgtgtatcaagaatggtccaaaggacatccagcaaaattgacacaactgtgtgaagcatcggagtcaacatgggccagcatccctgtggaacgctttcaaaaCCTTGTAGagccatgccctgacgaattgaggctgttctgagggcaaaagtgggtgcaactcaatattaggaaggtgctcctaatattttgtacacccagtgtatatggctctggttagcataatttgaatgaacattctacgtTATTACCATGGCAATCCAGCATCAGTGGATAGAAAATGCAAAaataccatggaaattattgcatcacaataccaggcagccatagATGCAGTAACGAAGTCAATTGGGTGCAttcgtaaattcgctctggctaactactccaatttcagagcactcaTCTGAGTgtgagtgcagaataactgatgaatttatgaatgctcaacacccgttgaatatggccggtgtcagtaaacgtcagcaaaaaagcgtaattaaattgttgccagcagcacagttaaagTCACCAATGCTCTGAATAACATGAAAATAGCCTAATCAGCTCTGCTAAGGCATGTAAAATGGACAGAGTGAGGTGttttctcatttgtgtctggaagtagctagcaagtttgccagttacagtggggagaacaagtatttgatacactgccgattttgcaggttttcctacttacaaagcatgtacaggtctgtattttttatcataggtacacttcaactgtgagagacggaatctaaaacaaaaatccagaaaatcacattgtatgatttttaagtaattaatttgaattttattgcatgacaagtatttgatacatcagaaaagcagaacttaatatttggtacagaaacctttgtttgcaattactgagatcatacgtttcctgtaggtcttgaccaggtttgcacacactgcagcagggattttggcccactcctccatacagaccttctccagatccttcaggttttggggctgtcgctgggcaatacagactttcagctccctccaaagattttctattgggttcaggtctggagactggctaggccactccaggaccttgagatgcttcttacggagccactccttagttgccctggctgtgtgtttccgggtcgttgtcatgctggaagacccagccacgacccatcttcaatgctcttactgagggaaggaggttgttggccaagatctcgcgatacatggacccatccatcctcccctcaatacggtgcagtcgtcctgtcccctttgcataaaagcatccccaaagaatgatgtttccacctccatgcttcacggttgggatggtgttcttggggttgtactaatccttcttcttcctccaaacacggcgagtggagtttagaccaaaaagctctatttttgtctcatcagaccacatgaccttctcccattcctcctctggatcatccagatggtcattggcaaacttcagacgggcctggacatgcgctggcttgagcagggggaccttgcgtgcgctgcaggattttaatccatgacggcgtagtgtgttactaacggttttctttgagactgtggtcccagctctcttcaggtcattgaccaggtcctgccgtgtagttctgggctgatcccccaccttcctcatgatcattgataccccacgaagtgagatcttgcatggagccccagaccgagggtgattgaccgtcatcttgaacttcttccattttctaataattgcgccaacagttgttgccttctcaccaagctgcttgcctattgtcctgtagcccatcccagccttgtgcaggtctacaattttatccctgatgtccttacacagctctctggtcttggccattgtggagaggttggagtctgtttgattgagtgtgtggacaggtgtcttttatacaggtaacgagttcaaacaggtgcagttaatacaggtaatgagtggagaacaggagggcttcttaaagaaaaactaacaggtctgtgagagccggaattcttactggttggtaggtgatcaaatacttatgtcatgcaataaaattcaaattaattacttaaaaatcatacaatgtgattttctggatttttgttttagattccgtctctcgcagttgaagtgtacctatgataaaaattacagacctctacatgctttgtaagtaagaaaacctgcaaaatcggcagtgtatcaaatacttgttctccccactgtagctttgGTCAGAACGCTTGCaccaaccctactcctcggccagagcgtccagtgtgtgctctgaacgctccgaatttactaacggacaatctgacaacgctctgaatttactaacgcccagagcgcactctgagctcactctggcactccagattaaatgtaCGAACACACCCAATGGCATGCAGACATTCCATGGACCAGATTGGTGCAcgttcaac encodes:
- the LOC121534749 gene encoding F-box/LRR-repeat protein 12-like isoform X1; amino-acid sequence: MADCRTSTLDYFPENILIDILSYLGVRELIRTGRVCKRWRRLVKDQRLWRAVDLTAWKGVTSRMLWVLLRQYLGTGLRCLRLRGLLLSARGGAFLSESWLKALSSRCPRLRSLSLLHADLRGLRSCQLLPTTLQVLELRGCELPQSFFTQTPPSPEKQAGATSTASTQQQGRGQSGKVPASTSGIAIETMVLDNVPSFTDLHLQSLASWLKLSRLELRNVLRVTAEGLRRSAAQETDSGLNGLSRLKYLEIGHFGRPGAQLQMASLGLGVGWLGLEELSLGGKEVGPGLLSASRLRDLKRLRLRCCKLREMQVLRSCRMLRELRRLEFCEVFFQVCPKTPERGGEGERQGEEGKDNGADGGDGSDDKLDENDPVPSLRRSLAALLPQCTLVFTNCTVTITSD
- the LOC121534749 gene encoding F-box/LRR-repeat protein 12-like isoform X2, giving the protein MLWVLLRQYLGTGLRCLRLRGLLLSARGGAFLSESWLKALSSRCPRLRSLSLLHADLRGLRSCQLLPTTLQVLELRGCELPQSFFTQTPPSPEKQAGATSTASTQQQGRGQSGKVPASTSGIAIETMVLDNVPSFTDLHLQSLASWLKLSRLELRNVLRVTAEGLRRSAAQETDSGLNGLSRLKYLEIGHFGRPGAQLQMASLGLGVGWLGLEELSLGGKEVGPGLLSASRLRDLKRLRLRCCKLREMQVLRSCRMLRELRRLEFCEVFFQVCPKTPERGGEGERQGEEGKDNGADGGDGSDDKLDENDPVPSLRRSLAALLPQCTLVFTNCTVTITSD